The Glycine soja cultivar W05 chromosome 3, ASM419377v2, whole genome shotgun sequence genome window below encodes:
- the LOC114406067 gene encoding TMV resistance protein N-like isoform X4, whose protein sequence is MSSFPLRFPPERYQEDNRNYDVFLSFRGEDTRASFTSHLYTALHNAGISVFKDDETLPRGNKISTSLGLAIEESRLYVVVFSRNYANSLWCLQELEKIMECHKATGQVVVPVFYDVDPSEVRHQTGHFGQAFRNLEAYIDLKMEEEMLPGWRKMVCEGPRISGPSVFRDCNGQSEILERIHRHVEHWRVSLREAVSISPGSGFGKMDVVANKIDNFVERWRDGLCVATRIPWRGMLIAEKLIDLLVKHWRITLGRVIFMAAGKPDDSALKHWSEALWEAARISGGADLISKRKEMNPLVAYEIDLLVKDWRKAHRAVGGISAGVVLKSIAEEEIRKDFEVLVIHWKEALHEAADILSKRIVVEEFTKRWAEVLREAASISGIVVLNSRNESEAIKTIVENVTPLLDKTELFVADNPVGVEPRVQEMIELLDQKQSNGVLLLGLWGMGGIGKTTIAKAIYNKIGRNFEVKSFLARIREVWGQDAGQVYLQEQLLFDIGKETNTKIRNVDSGKVMLKERLRNKRVLLILDDVNNLHQLNVLCGSREWFGSGSRIIITTRDMHILRGTRVDKVFRMKGMDEDESIELFSWHAFKQASPREDFIELSRNVIAYSAGLPLALEVLGKYLFDMEVTEWKNVLETLKKIPNDEVQEKLKISYDGLTGDTEKGIFLDIACFFTGKDRNDVIHILNGCGLCAENGIRVLVERGLVTVDYKNKLGMHDLLRDMGREIIRSKTPMEPEERSRLWFHEDALDVLSKETGTKAIEGLALKLPRTNTKCLSTKAFKEMKKLRLLQLAGVQLVGDFKYLSKDLRWLCWHGFPLACIPTNLYQGSLVSIELENSNVNLLWKEAQDV, encoded by the exons ATGTCTTCTTTCCCATTACGCTTTCCGCCTGAACGGTATCAAGAGGACAACAGAAACTATGACGTGTTTTTGAGTTTCAGAGGGGAAGACACGCGTGCTTCTTTCACTTCACATCTCTATACCGCTCTTCACAACGCGGGAATCTCTGTTTTCAAGGATGATGAGACACTTCCAAGgggaaataaaatttcaacctCGCTGGGGTTAGCAATTGAAGAGTCTCGACTTTATGTTGTTGTTTTCTCTAGAAACTATGCAAATTCGCTATGGTGTTTGCAAGAGTTGGAGAAAATAATGGAGTGTCACAAAGCAACAGGACAAGTGGTAGTGCCAGTGTTCTATGATGTAGATCCCTCTGAAGTACGTCATCAAACAGGCCACTTTGGACAAGCATTTCGAAACCTTGAGGCGTATATCGatttaaaaatggaagaggaaATGCTGCCAGGATGGCGCAAGATGGTTTGTGAGGGCCCTCGCATCTCCGGGCCTTCTGTTTTCCGAGATTGCAA TGGTCAAAGTGAGATTTTGGAAAGGATACATCGCCACGTGGAGCATTGGAGGGTGTCACTTCGTGAGGCTGTTAGCATCTCCCCCGGTTCAGGATTCGG AAAAATGGACGTCGTTGCTAATAAAATAGACAACTTTGTGGAGCGTTGGAGGGACGGACTTTGTGTTGCCACTCGCATCCCGTG GAGAGGAATGTTGATTGCTGAAAAGTTAATAGATCTCCTTGTGAAGCATTGGAGGATAACACTGGGCAGGGTAATTTTTATGGCTGCTGGTAAGCCAGATGATTCAGCCTTGAAGCATTGGAGTGAGGCACTTTGGGAGGCTGCTCGCATCTCGGGAGGTGCAGACCTAATTTCCAA AAGAAAGGAAATGAATCCTCTTGTTGCCTATGAGATAGACCTCCTCGTGAAGGATTGGAGGAAGGCACATCGTGCGGTTGGTGGCATCTCAGCGGGTGTAGTCTTAAAATCCAT TGCTGAAGAGGAGATCAGAAAAGATTTTGAGGTTCTTGTAATTCATTGGAAGGAAGCACTTCATGAGGCTGCTGACATCTTGAG TAAGAGGATTGTTGTTGAAGAGTTCACGAAACGTTGGGCAGAGGTACTTCGTGAGGCTGCTAGTATCTCAGGGATTGTAGTCCTAAATTCCAG gAATGAAAGTGAGGCTATCAAAACTATTGTTGAAAACGTTACGCCTTTGTTAGACAAGACAGAGTTGTTTGTTGCTGATAATCCAGTCGGCGTAGAACCACGAGTCCAGGAAATGATTGAACTATTAGACCAAAAACAATCAAACGGTGTTCTACTACTCGGGTTGTGGGGGATGGGAGGCATTGGTAAAACAACTATTGCAAAAGCCATTTACAACAAGATTGGCCGCAATTTTGAGGTAAAAAGCTTCCTCGCACGTATTAGGGAAGTTTGGGGGCAAGATGCTGGTCAAGTATATCTACAAGAACAACTTCTATTTGATATCGGaaaagaaacaaacacaaaGATACGTAATGTTGACTCAGGAAAAGTTATGTTAAAAGAACGACTTCGCAATAAAAGGGTACTCCTTATACTTGATGATGTAAATAATTTGCATCAATTGAATGTTTTGTGTGGAAGTCGTGAATGGTTTGGTTCAGGGAGTAGAATAATCATCACAACTAGAGATATGCATATACTTAGAGGGACAAGAGTTGACAAAGTGTTcagaatgaaaggaatggatGAAGATGAATCTATTGAGCTTTTTAGTTGGCATGCATTTAAGCAAGCAAGTCCAAGAGAAGATTTTATTGAACTTTCTAGAAATGTAATTGCTTATTCTGCGGGATTGCCACTAGCTCTTGAAGTCCTTGGGAAGTATTTGTTTGATATGGAGGTAACAGAGTGGAAAAATGTATTGGAGACACTCAAGAAAATTCCTAATGATGAAGtacaagagaaattaaaaataagctaTGATGGTTTAACTGGTGATACAGAGAAAGGAATATTTCTTGATATAGCTTGTTTCTTTACAGGAAAGGACCGGAATGATGTTATACATATCTTAAATGGTTGTgggctttgtgcagaaaatggAATACGTGTCTTGGTAGAAAGAGGCCTTGTAACTGTAGATTATAAGAACAAGCTTGGAATGCATGATTTGCTGCGAGACATGGGAAGAGAAATCATTCGTTCAAAAACACCAATGGAGCCTGAGGAGCGTAGTAGGTTATGGTTTCATGAAGATGCGCTTGATGTATTATCAAAAGAAACT GGAACAAAAGCTATTGAGGGACTGGCTTTGAAGTTACCAAGAACTAATACAAAATGTTTGAGCACTAAAGCTTTTAAGGAGATGAAAAAACTCAGGTTGCTTCAACTTGCTGGTGTACAATTGGTTGGAGATTTCAAGTATCTTTCCAAAGATCTTAGATGGCTTTGTTGGCATGGATTTCCTTTAGCATGCATACCAACAAACCTTTATCAAGGAAGTCTAGTTTCCATTGAGCTAGAAAACAGCAATGTTAATCTTTTGTGGAAAGAAGCCCAg GATGTTTAA